A window of the Lactuca sativa cultivar Salinas chromosome 5, Lsat_Salinas_v11, whole genome shotgun sequence genome harbors these coding sequences:
- the LOC111910098 gene encoding uncharacterized protein LOC111910098, translated as MVKKIFEVDFECGSHYTDATGRHSLSPLQKCTGAMQVLAYGTSADAHDEYLRMSETVTKDALIKFVEGVISCFREECLRRPNQDGLERLLHIGEERGFPGRAPKVSYTVDDQENHMTYYLTDDIYPSWAAFVKSISSQQLQKHKLFAEHQKAARKDVERAFEVLQARFAFLHRPCLV; from the exons ATGGTGAAGAAAATTTTTGAGGTGGATTTCGAATGCGGAAGCCATTATACGGATGCCACAGGCAGACACAGTCTTTCACCATTACAAAAATGTACCGGAGCTATGCAGGTGTTGGCATATGGAACATCAGCAGATGCACATGATGAATATTTGAGAATGAGTGAAACTGTAACAAAGGATGCTCTTATAAAGTTTGTGGAAGGTGTTATTTCATGCTTTCGTGAAGAGTGCCTTAGACGCCCCAATCAAGATGGTTTAGAACGACTGCTCCATATTGGAGAAGAACGTGGATTTCCAG GTCGAGCACCAAAGGTGAGTTACACTGTGGATGATCAAGAAAATCATATGACTTATTATCTCACTGATGACATATATCCTTCATGGGCTGCCTTTGTCAAGTCAATAAGTTCTCAACAACTTCAAAAACATAAGTTGTTTGCTGAACATCAAAAGGCTGCTAGAAAAGATGTTGAACGAGCATTTGAAGTTTTACAAGCTCGTTTTGCATTTCTTCATCGCCCTTGTCTTGTGTGA
- the LOC111910385 gene encoding uncharacterized protein LOC111910385: MSVTIRSYCPALSSSSLRPNSLFDSPIKSPYPPHVKTSYLKLSSGQFDAGRGVKHLLVSGGTVRKRRASTAASSSMHVSPWDDKPYQLLPGGEISYYDERDVVSFLDPPKQLIPLDPSSYNPATYLWKKIDDIPEERRHHLLALLNPRLISRAWEVAGTRYDNPKLAKKSSSNLFGDEAGVKLLEFWHCRTNGGPLAVAWINYFKKALFCCKDGQIFGRVVDATVLNGLSRSFAPLYFKVKEVTEVMATEQPCDVAYEFGSGDFDFQEYPQGFPKPGKHPWPFNDEVVIYVRNVGPGVMVGQVWQEGQDLKQVPKKLCSEILMVKDYDAQLDKSW, encoded by the exons ATGAGCGTAACCATCAGGTCTTACTGCCCagctttatcttcatcttcactgCGCCCAAACAGCCTATTCGACTCCCCGATTAAATCGCCATATCCTCCTCATGTAAAAACTTCGTACTTGAAACTTTCTAGTGGTCAATTTGATGCAGGGAGAGGAGTGAAACACTTGTTGGTGAGTGGCGGCACTGTGAGGAAGAGGAGGGCTAGCACGGCGGCGTCTTCTTCAATGCACGTATCTCCCTGGGATGATAAACCTTATCAGTTGCTACCTGGTGGGGAAATATCTTACTACGACGAGCGGGATGTGGTGTCGTTTCTCGATCCACCCAAACAACTTATTCCTTTAGACCCATCTTCTTACAACCCCGCTACTTATCTCTG GAAAAAAATTGACGACATCCCAGAGGAAAGGAGACATCATTTGCTGGCATTGCTTAATCCAAG ACTTATTTCAAGAGCTTGGGAGGTAGCAGGCACAAGATATGATAATCCAAAGTTGGCAAAGAAAAGTTCATCTAACTTGTTTGGAGATGAAGCAGGTGTGAAGTTGCTAGAATTTTGGCACTGCAGAACAAATGGAG GGCCCTTGGCTGTAGCCTGGATTAATTACTTCAAGAAG GCTTTATTTTGCTGCAAGGATGGCCAAATTTTTGGAAGAGTTGTTG ATGCAACAGTTCTGAATGGATTATCGCGTTCATTTGCTCCATTATACTTCAAAGTGAAAGAGGTGACCGAAGTGATGGCAACAGAGCAGCCATGTGATGTAGCATACGAATTTGGAAGTGGAGATTTCGATTTCCAGGAATACCCTCAAGGATTTCCAAAACCAG GAAAACATCCATGGCCGTTTAATGATGAGGTTGTGATATATGTAAGAAACGTTGGGCCTGGTGTTATGGTGGGACAAGTGTGGCAAGAAGGGCAAGATTTGAAGCAAGTGCCTAAGAAACTATGTAGTGAGATTTTAATGGTCAAAGATTATGATGCACAATTAGATAAAAGTTGGTGA
- the LOC111910388 gene encoding protein MANNAN SYNTHESIS-RELATED 1: MGIDPRQIVAGVLTVTMFLMLGNMVKREHFDAPISHHVNHAGSTQAFEDTKDSEKSLAVDGDDDGPWKEESSGLKPCWSKPGFEEDEDSKGFVTFSLTNGPEYHVSQITDAVVVARYLRATLVIPDIRGSQPGDWRNFGDIYDIEKFVSSLEGVVKVVKSQPSELSSKNLAVLRIPNRVTDEYIAENIEPVFKSKGNVRVATYFPSVNMKKGKIEQEKERNSVGCLAMFGSLELQPEVREVVDSMVDRLKTLSRKSDGQFVAVDVRLDMLDNKGCQGNGDGSKKCYGPQEIAMFLRKLGFDKNSAIYMTQSRWDTSLDAIKDLFPKTYTKEGIMPMEKKQKYLGSDASEYEKVIDFYVCSESDVFVPAISGLFYANVAGKRIGTGKTRILVPANIPSDASVSLGSYVSRYVSKKNHMAYSCFC, from the exons ATGGGAATAGATCCGAGACAAATAGTGGCAGGGGTGCTTACAGTCACCATGTTTCTAATGCTTGGTAACATGGTTAAGCGTGAACATTTTGATGCTCCTATTTCTCATCAT GTCAACCATGCCGGATCTACCCAAGCTTTTGAAGACACCAAGGATTCGGAAAAAAGCCTTGCAGTTGATGGCGATGACGATGGCCCATGGAAGGAGGAAAGTTCTGGTCTCAAGCCTTGTTGGTCTAAGCCAGGTTTTG AAGAGGATGAAGATTCTAAAGGGTTCGTCACTTTCTCATTAACCAATGGACCCGAATACCACGTCTCTCAG ATTACGGATGCAGTAGTAGTGGCAAGATACCTGAGGGCAACACTTGTGATTCCCGATATAAGGGGAAGCCAACCTGGTGACTGGAG GAACTTTGGAGATATTTACGACATTGAGAAGTTTGTAAGCAGCCTGGAAGGAGTGGTGAAAGTAGTAAAATCCCAGCCTTCCGAGTTATCATCAAAGAATCTCGCTGTTCTAAGGATTCCCAATAGAGTTACAGACGAATACATAGCGGAAAACATCGAACCAGTCTTCAAAAGCAAGGGAAACGTAAGAGTAGCGACTTACTTCCCTTCAGTGAACATGAAAAAGGGTAAAATCGAACAAGAAAAAGAGAGAAACTCCGTCGGATGTTTAGCCATGTTTGGAAGTCTTGAACTCCAACCAGAGGTCCGGGAGGTGGTTGATTCAATGGTTGACCGGCTCAAAACGTTGAGTCGGAAGTCCGATGGACAGTTTGTGGCGGTGGATGTGAGACTTGATATGTTGGACAACAAGGGTTGCCAAGGAAATGGCGATGGGTCTAAAAAATGTTATGGCCCACAAGAGATCGCAATGTTTTTGAGAAAACTAGGGTTTGATAAGAACAGTGCTATATATATGACACAATCACGATGGGACACCAGTCTTGATGCTATCAAAGACCTCTTCCCAAAAACTTACACGAAG GAAGGAATAATGCCAATGGAGAAGAAGCAAAAGTATTTGGGTTCGGATGCTTCAGAGTATGAGAAGGTGATAGATTTCTATGTATGTTCAGAGAGTGATGTATTCGTGCCAGCAATTTCAGGGTTGTTTTATGCAAATGTTGCTGGAAAAAGAATTGGGACAGGGAAGACTCGAATATTGGTTCCTGCAAATATTCCTTCTGATGCCTCGGTTTCTTTGGGGAGTTATGTTTCGCGTTATGTATCAAAGAAGAACCATATGGCGTATTCATGTTTCTGCTAG
- the LOC111910387 gene encoding metal tolerance protein C4 — protein MHDKLTTIILMPIYQHRCLLSRLHRRHLSPLLIRILDPPPQPNHNNNHNHNHNHPLLSRSYHHLRPISDRRLLNPPFSLQRPVTPDSPPSTIISNDVNYRYSIHRSFITRPKKIKKIEVDDHSQRAVTTALWCNFLVFSLKLGVWLFTSSHVMLAETVHSVADFANQALLLYGLNSSKRAPDALHPYGYSKERFVWSLISAVGIFCLGSGATIVNGVQNLWTSQPPGNILYAALVIGGSFIIEGASLAVAVDAVRKGAAAEGMTIRDYVWRGHDPTSVAVMTEDGAAVTGLVIAAASLVAVNLTGNPIYDPIGSIIVGNLLGVVAIFLIQRNRHALIGRAIDDHDMKRVLEFLKNDPVVDSVYDCKSEVIGPGFFRFKAEIDFNGVILVQNYLSRTGPEGWAKKFRSAAIEEDDAEMLKIMSLYGEEVVTALGSEVDRLEKEIQEIVPGIRHVDIEAHNPIILPP, from the exons ATGCACGATAAGCTTACCACGATAATACTCATGCCAATCTATCAACATCGTTGTCTCCTGTCTCGCCTCCATCGTCGCCACCTCTCCCCTCTACTAATCCGTATTCTAGACCCCCCACCACAAcccaaccacaacaacaaccacaaccacaaccacaaccaccctctCCTATCCCGTTCTTATCACCATTTACGTCCCATTTCAGACCGACGCCTTCTCAATCCCCCCTTTTCATTACAACGCCCTGTTACCCCCGATTCTCCCCCCTCCACCATCATTTCAAATGACGTTAATTATCGCTATTCTATTCACCGAA GTTTTATCACTAGACCTAAAAAAATTAAGAAGATAGAGGTCGATGATCATAG TCAGCGAGCTGTTACCACAGCCCTATGGTGCAACTTTCTCGTATTTTCACTCAAGTTGGGGGTCTGGCTATTCACCTCAAGCCATGTCATGCTGGCTGAAACTGTCCATTCTGTTGCAGATTTTGCAAATCAG GCACTTCTTTTATACGGCTTAAACAGTTCAAAACGTGCTCCAGATGCTCTTCACCC GTATGGCTATTCCAAGGAAAGATTTGTCTGGTCTTTGATATCTGCTGTTGGAATCTTCTGTCTTGGTTCTGGTGCCACAATTGTAAATGGAGTTCAAAATTTATGGACTTCACAG CCACCTGGAAATATATTGTATGCAGCTTTGGTGATTGGTGGCTCATTCATTATTGAAG GTGCTTCACTTGCTGTGGCTGTGGATGCTGTCAGAAAAGGTGCAGCTGCAGAAGGCATGACAATTAGAGACTATGTTTGGCGTGGACATGATCCCACATCTGTTGCAGTCATGACAGAG GATGGTGCTGCAGTTACTGGCCTTGTGATAGCAGCAGCATCATTAGTTGCTGTGAATCTGACAGGCAATCCTATCTATGATCCCATTGGTTCAATCATTGTTGGAAATCTTCTTGGAGTG GTGGCTATATTTCTTATCCAAAGAAATCGGCATGCACTGATTGGTAGAGCCATTGATGATCATGATATGAAAAGGGTTCTTGAGTTTTTGAAGAATGACCCG GTTGTAGATTCTGTATATGATTGCAAAAGTGAGGTGATTGGGCCTGGTTTCTTTAGATTTAAAGCAGAAATAG ATTTCAATGGAGTGATATTGGTACAAAACTATCTTAGTAGGACTGGACCTGAAGGATGGGCTAAGAAG TTTCGGAGTGCTGCAATTGAGGAGGATGATGCTGAAATGCTTAAAATTATGTCCTTATATG gtGAAGAGGTGGTAACAGCTCTAGGGAGTGAAGTTGATAGACTTGAGAAGGAAATCCAGGAAATTGTGCCTGGAATTAGGCATGTTGATATTGAGGCCCACAATCCAATTATCTTACCACCATGA
- the LOC111910389 gene encoding mannosyl-oligosaccharide 1,2-alpha-mannosidase MNS1, translating into MARSRSSSSIRWRYVNPAYYLKRPKRLALLFMAFVFVSFFVWDRQTLVREHEEELLKLKEEMERLQNELGELTQEGGVSVKKINTTTKRTDLTKTDSFVPDPIETQRREKVKDAMVHAWTSYEKYAWGHDELQPQSKNGVDSFGGLGATLIDSLDTLYIMGLDDEFQRAKEWVANTLDFNKNYDASVFETTIRVVGGLLSAYDLSGDNVFLEKAKDIADRLLPAWNTPSGIPYNIINLAHGNAHNPGWTGGDSILADSGTEQLEFIALSQRTGDPKYQQKVENVILELNKTFPADGLLPIYINPHRGTTSHSTITFGAMGDSFYEYLLKVWIQGNKTAEVKHYREMWETSMKGLLSLVRRTAPSSFTYISEKIGNSLIDKMDELACFAPGMIALGSSGYGPADSTKFLNLAEELAWTCYNFYQSTPTKLAGENYFFHSGQDMSVGTSWNILRPETVESLFYLWRLTGNKTYQDWGWNIFQAFEKNSRVEAGYVGLKDVNTGVKDNMMQSFFLAETLKYLYLLFSPPSVISLDEWVFNTEAHPLKIVPRLGLGLGLGLGSKQHKQPPTTTTRLRARREGRFGGT; encoded by the exons ATGGCAAGGAGCAGATCCTCATCGTCGATCCGATGGAGGTACGTCAATCCGGCTTATTACTTGAAACGCCCCAAACGCCTTGCTCTACTTTTCATGGCTTTCGTCTTCGTCTCATTCTTCGTATGGGATCGTCAGACTCTTGTTCGGGAGCATGAG GAAGAGCTCTTAAAGTTGAAAGAAGAGATGGAACGTTTGCAAAATGAG CTAGGAGAACTAACACAAGAAGGTGGTGTTTCAGTTAAAAAGATAAATACTACAACCAAAAGAACTGATCTAACCAAAACGGACAGTTTTGTCCCTGATCCAATTGAGACACAACGAAGAGAAAAAGTCAAAGATGCTATGGTTCATGCATGGACCTCATATGAAAAATATGCTTGGGGTCATGATGAACTTCAG CCCCAATCAAAGAATGGTGTGGATAGCTTTGGTGGTCTTGGTGCAACTTTAATAGACTCTCTTGATACCTTATATATAATGGGCCTGGATGATGAGTTTCAAAGGGCTAAAGA GTGGGTTGCAAACACTTTGGACTTCAATAAGAATTATGATGCCAGTGTGTTTGAGACGACCATAAG gGTTGTAGGTGGGCTTTTGAGTGCTTATGATTTATCCGGAGACAATGTCTTTCTTGAAAAGGCAAAAGACATAGCTGATAGGTTACTTCCAGCATGGAATACTCCTTCTGGTATTCCTTACAACATTATTAACCTGGCTCATGGTAATGCACATAACCCTGGTTGGACTGGG GGTGATAGTATCCTGGCAGATTCTGGGACAGAGCAACTGGAGTTTATTGCATTAAGTCAAAGAACTGGAGATCCAAAGtatcaacaaaag GTAGAAAATGTTATTCTAGAGCTAAACAAGACATTTCCTGCTGATGGATTACTCCCTATTTATATAAACCCCCACAGAGGAACAACATCTCATTCCACCATTACTTTTGGGGCCATGGGGGACAG TTTCTATGAATATTTACTTAAAGTTTGGATACAAGGAAACAAAACAGCAGAGGTGAAGCATTATAG GGAAATGTGGGAGACATCAATGAAAGGTCTATTGAGCTTGGTGCGCAGAACTGCACCTTCATCTTTTACATACATTTCTGAAAAGATAGGGAATTCTTTGATCGACAAG ATGGATGAGTTGGCATGCTTTGCACCAGGAATGATAGCCTTAGGTTCATCTGGTTATGGTCCTGCTGATTCCACAAAATTCTTAAATTTGGCAGAAGAG CTTGCATGGACATGCTATAACTTTTATCAGTCGACACCAACAAAGTTGGCAGgagaaaattatttctttcatTCAGGGCAG GACATGAGTGTGGGTACATCATGGAACATATTAAGACCAGAAACAGTTGAATCCCTTTTTTATTTGTGGCGTTTGACTGGTAACAAGACTTATCAAGATTGGGGGTGGAATATCTTTCAAGCTTTTGAAAAGAACTCCCGTGTGGAGGCCGGATATGTTGGACTTAAGGAT GTGAATACAGGTGTGAAAGACAATATGATGCAAAGCTTCTTTCTTGCAGAAACATTGAAATATCTGTATCTTTTATTCTCACCCCCATCAGTTATATCTTTGGATGAGTGGGTGTTCAACACAGAAGCCCATCCTTTAAAAATTGTACCTCGTCttggattagggttagggttagggttaggttCCAAGCAACATAAAcaaccacccaccaccactaccagACTACGTGCTAGGAGAGAAGGTCGTTTTGGTGGGACTTAG